Proteins encoded within one genomic window of Rhinolophus sinicus isolate RSC01 linkage group LG14, ASM3656204v1, whole genome shotgun sequence:
- the AMPD2 gene encoding AMP deaminase 2 isoform X1: MQLHLVQPVPAPELSWGTGCSSTQQTGRQGAQGCRPLSKQAGKGHWAVGWRGLKSAEARGGLGAPPLQSARSLPGPAPCHKHFPLDLRTSMDGKCKEIAEELFSRSLAESELRSAPYEFPEESPIEQLEERRQRLERQISQDVKLEPDILLRAKQDFLKTDSDLDFQLYKEQSEGQGDRGLRERDMVLEREFQRVTIAGDEKCGVPFTDLLDAAKSVVRALFIREKYMALSLQGFCTTTRRYLQQLAEKPLETRTYEQGPDTPVSADAPVHPPALEQHPYEHWEPSAMPGDLGLGLRMVQGVVHVYTRREPDVHCSEVELPYPDLQEFVADVNVLMALIINGPIKSFCYRRLQYLSSKFQMHVLLNEMKELAAQKKVPHRDFYNIRKVDTHIHASSCMNQKHLLRFIKRAMKRHLEEIVHVEQGREQTLREVFESMNLTAYDLSVDTLDVHADRNTFHRFDKFNAKYNPIGESVLREIFIKTDNKVSGKYFAHIIKEVMADLEESKYQNAELRLSIYGRSRDEWDKLAHWAVMHRVHSPNVRWLVQVPRLFDVYRTKGQLANFQEMLENIFLPLFEATVHPASHPELHLFLQHVDGFDSVDDESKPENHVFNLESPLPEAWVEEDNPPYAYYLYYTFANMAMLNHLRRQRGFHTFVLRPHCGEAGPIHHLVSAFMLAENISHGLLLRKAPVLQYLYYLAQIGIAMSPLSNNSLFLSYHRNPLPEYLSRGLMVSLSTDDPLQFHFTKEPLMEEYSIATQVWKLSSCDMCELARNSVLMSGFSHKVKSHWLGPNYTKEGPEGNDIRRTNVPDIRVSYRHETLCQELALITQAVQSEMLETIPEEPGLTMSPGPQ; the protein is encoded by the exons ATGCAGCTGCACTTGGTACAGCCCGTGCCGGCCCCTGAGCTGTCCTGGGGGACTGGTTGCAGCTCCACTCAGCAAACAGGCAGGCAAGGGGCACAGGGCTGCCGGCCACTCAGCAAACAGGCAGGCAAGGGGCACTGGGCTGTTGGCTGGCGCGGCCTGAAGTCTGCAG AGGCTCGGGGTGGGCTGGGGGCCCCTCCGCTGCAGTCTGCCCGAtccctgccaggccctgccccctGCCACAAGCACTTCCCGCTCGACCTACGCACGTCTATGGATGGCAAATGCAAGGAGATCGCGGAG GAGCTGTTCAGCCGCTCCCTGGCTGAGAGCGAGCTCCGCAGCGCCCCCTACGAGTTCCCCGAGGAAAGCCCCATCGAGCAGCTGGAGGAGCGCAGGCAGCGCCTGGAGCGGCAGATCAGCCAGGATGTCAA GCTGGAGCCCGACATCCTGCTTCGGGCCAAGCAGGATTTCCTGAAGACGGACAGTGACTTGGACTTCCa GCTCTACAAGGAGCAGAGTGAGGGGCAAGGTGACCGGGGTCTGCGGGAGCGTGACATGGTGCTGGAGCGGGAATTTCAGCGGGTCACCATCGCTGGGGATGAGAAGTGTGGG GTGCCATTCACAGACCTGCTGGACGCAGCCAAGAGTGTGGTGCGGGCCCTCTTCATCCGGGAGAAGTACATGGCGTTGTCGCTGCAGGGCTTCTGCACCACTACCCGCCGGTATCTGCAGCAGCTGGCTGAGAAGCCTCTGGAGACGCGGACCTATGAGCAGGGCCCCGACACCCCTGTGTCTGCAG ATGCCCCGGTGCACCCCCCGGCGCTGGAGCAGCACCCCTATGAGCACTGGGAGCCCAGCGCCATGCCCGGGGACCTGGGCCTGGGTCTGCGCATGGTACAGGGCGTGGTGCACGTCTACACCCGCAGGGAGCCCGATGTGCA TTGCTCTGAGGTGGAGCTGCCATACCCGGACCTGCAGGAGTTTGTGGCTGACGTCAACGTGCTGATGGCGCTGATTATCAACGGCCCCAT AAAGTCGTTCTGCTACCGCCGGCTGCAGTACCTGAGCTCCAAGTTCCAGATGCACGTGCTGCTCAATGAGATGAAAGAGCTAGCTGCCCAGAAGAAGGTGCCACACCGAGATTTCTACAACATCCGCAAG GTGGATACGCACATCCACGCCTCGTCCTGCATGAACCAGAAGCACCTACTGCGCTTCATCAAGCGGGCAATGAAGCGCCACCTGGAGGAGATCGTGCACGTGGAGCAGGGCCGTGAGCAGACGCTGCGGGAGGTCTTCGAGAGCATGAATCTCACGGCCTATGACCTGAGTGTTGACACACTGGACGTGCATGCG GACAGGAACACCTTCCATCGCTTTGACAAGTTCAATGCCAAGTACAACCCTATTGGGGAATCTGTCCTCCGAGAGATCTTCATCAAGACGGACAACAAGGTTTCTGGGAAGTACTTCGCTCACATCATCAAG GAGGTGATGGCAGACCTGGAGGAGAGCAAATACCAGAATGCGGAGCTGAGGCTGTCCATCTATGGGCGCTCGAGGGACGAGTGGGACAAGCTGGCACACTGGGCCGTGATGCATCGCGTGCACTCCCCCAACGTGCGCTGGCTCGTGCAGGTGCCGCGCCTCTT TGATGTGTACCGTACCAAGGGCCAGCTGGCCAACTTTCAGGAGATGCTGGAGAACATCTTCCTGCCGCTGTTCGAGGCCACCGTGCACCCTGCCAGCCACCCGGAACTGCACCTCTTCCTGCAGCAT GTGGACGGCTTTGACAGCGTGGATGATGAGTCCAAGCCCGAGAACCACGTCTTCAACCTGGAGAGCCCCCTGCCCGAGGCTTGGGTGGAGGAGGACAACCCGCCCTACGCCTATTATCTGTACTACACCTTCGCCAACATGGCCATGCTGAACCACCTGCGCAG GCAAAGGGGCTTCCACACGTTTGTGCTGCGGCCGCACTGCGGGGAGGCTGGGCCCATCCACCACCTGGTGTCTGCGTTCATGCTGGCTGAGAACATCTCGCACGGGCTGCTTCTGCGCAAG GCCCCGGTCCTGCAGTACCTGTATTACCTGGCCCAGATCGGCATCGCCATGTCGCCGCTCAGCAACAACAGCCTCTTCCTCAGCTACCACCGGAACCCGCTACCTGAGTACCTGTCCCGCGGCCTCATGGTCTCGCTGTCCACTGACGACCCTCTGCAGTTCCACTTCACCAAG GAGCCGCTGATGGAAGAGTACAGCATCGCCACCCAGGTGTGGAAGCTCAGTTCCTGCGACATGTGTGAGCTGGCGCGCAACAGTGTGCTCATGAGTGGCTTCTCCCACAAG GTGAAGAGCCACTGGCTGGGACCCAACTACACCAAGGAGGGTCCTGAGGGCAATGACATCCGCCGCACGAACGTGCCGGACATCCGCGTGAGCTACCGCCACGAGACCCTGTGCCAGGAGCTGGCGCTCATCACGCAGGCCGTCCAAAGTGAGATGCTGGAGACCATCCCTGAGGAGCCAGGTCTCACCATGAGTCCGGGGCCTCAGTGA
- the AMPD2 gene encoding AMP deaminase 2 isoform X6, producing the protein MVLEREFQRVTIAGDEKCGVPFTDLLDAAKSVVRALFIREKYMALSLQGFCTTTRRYLQQLAEKPLETRTYEQGPDTPVSADAPVHPPALEQHPYEHWEPSAMPGDLGLGLRMVQGVVHVYTRREPDVHCSEVELPYPDLQEFVADVNVLMALIINGPIKSFCYRRLQYLSSKFQMHVLLNEMKELAAQKKVPHRDFYNIRKVDTHIHASSCMNQKHLLRFIKRAMKRHLEEIVHVEQGREQTLREVFESMNLTAYDLSVDTLDVHADRNTFHRFDKFNAKYNPIGESVLREIFIKTDNKVSGKYFAHIIKEVMADLEESKYQNAELRLSIYGRSRDEWDKLAHWAVMHRVHSPNVRWLVQVPRLFDVYRTKGQLANFQEMLENIFLPLFEATVHPASHPELHLFLQHVDGFDSVDDESKPENHVFNLESPLPEAWVEEDNPPYAYYLYYTFANMAMLNHLRRQRGFHTFVLRPHCGEAGPIHHLVSAFMLAENISHGLLLRKAPVLQYLYYLAQIGIAMSPLSNNSLFLSYHRNPLPEYLSRGLMVSLSTDDPLQFHFTKEPLMEEYSIATQVWKLSSCDMCELARNSVLMSGFSHKVKSHWLGPNYTKEGPEGNDIRRTNVPDIRVSYRHETLCQELALITQAVQSEMLETIPEEPGLTMSPGPQ; encoded by the exons ATGGTGCTGGAGCGGGAATTTCAGCGGGTCACCATCGCTGGGGATGAGAAGTGTGGG GTGCCATTCACAGACCTGCTGGACGCAGCCAAGAGTGTGGTGCGGGCCCTCTTCATCCGGGAGAAGTACATGGCGTTGTCGCTGCAGGGCTTCTGCACCACTACCCGCCGGTATCTGCAGCAGCTGGCTGAGAAGCCTCTGGAGACGCGGACCTATGAGCAGGGCCCCGACACCCCTGTGTCTGCAG ATGCCCCGGTGCACCCCCCGGCGCTGGAGCAGCACCCCTATGAGCACTGGGAGCCCAGCGCCATGCCCGGGGACCTGGGCCTGGGTCTGCGCATGGTACAGGGCGTGGTGCACGTCTACACCCGCAGGGAGCCCGATGTGCA TTGCTCTGAGGTGGAGCTGCCATACCCGGACCTGCAGGAGTTTGTGGCTGACGTCAACGTGCTGATGGCGCTGATTATCAACGGCCCCAT AAAGTCGTTCTGCTACCGCCGGCTGCAGTACCTGAGCTCCAAGTTCCAGATGCACGTGCTGCTCAATGAGATGAAAGAGCTAGCTGCCCAGAAGAAGGTGCCACACCGAGATTTCTACAACATCCGCAAG GTGGATACGCACATCCACGCCTCGTCCTGCATGAACCAGAAGCACCTACTGCGCTTCATCAAGCGGGCAATGAAGCGCCACCTGGAGGAGATCGTGCACGTGGAGCAGGGCCGTGAGCAGACGCTGCGGGAGGTCTTCGAGAGCATGAATCTCACGGCCTATGACCTGAGTGTTGACACACTGGACGTGCATGCG GACAGGAACACCTTCCATCGCTTTGACAAGTTCAATGCCAAGTACAACCCTATTGGGGAATCTGTCCTCCGAGAGATCTTCATCAAGACGGACAACAAGGTTTCTGGGAAGTACTTCGCTCACATCATCAAG GAGGTGATGGCAGACCTGGAGGAGAGCAAATACCAGAATGCGGAGCTGAGGCTGTCCATCTATGGGCGCTCGAGGGACGAGTGGGACAAGCTGGCACACTGGGCCGTGATGCATCGCGTGCACTCCCCCAACGTGCGCTGGCTCGTGCAGGTGCCGCGCCTCTT TGATGTGTACCGTACCAAGGGCCAGCTGGCCAACTTTCAGGAGATGCTGGAGAACATCTTCCTGCCGCTGTTCGAGGCCACCGTGCACCCTGCCAGCCACCCGGAACTGCACCTCTTCCTGCAGCAT GTGGACGGCTTTGACAGCGTGGATGATGAGTCCAAGCCCGAGAACCACGTCTTCAACCTGGAGAGCCCCCTGCCCGAGGCTTGGGTGGAGGAGGACAACCCGCCCTACGCCTATTATCTGTACTACACCTTCGCCAACATGGCCATGCTGAACCACCTGCGCAG GCAAAGGGGCTTCCACACGTTTGTGCTGCGGCCGCACTGCGGGGAGGCTGGGCCCATCCACCACCTGGTGTCTGCGTTCATGCTGGCTGAGAACATCTCGCACGGGCTGCTTCTGCGCAAG GCCCCGGTCCTGCAGTACCTGTATTACCTGGCCCAGATCGGCATCGCCATGTCGCCGCTCAGCAACAACAGCCTCTTCCTCAGCTACCACCGGAACCCGCTACCTGAGTACCTGTCCCGCGGCCTCATGGTCTCGCTGTCCACTGACGACCCTCTGCAGTTCCACTTCACCAAG GAGCCGCTGATGGAAGAGTACAGCATCGCCACCCAGGTGTGGAAGCTCAGTTCCTGCGACATGTGTGAGCTGGCGCGCAACAGTGTGCTCATGAGTGGCTTCTCCCACAAG GTGAAGAGCCACTGGCTGGGACCCAACTACACCAAGGAGGGTCCTGAGGGCAATGACATCCGCCGCACGAACGTGCCGGACATCCGCGTGAGCTACCGCCACGAGACCCTGTGCCAGGAGCTGGCGCTCATCACGCAGGCCGTCCAAAGTGAGATGCTGGAGACCATCCCTGAGGAGCCAGGTCTCACCATGAGTCCGGGGCCTCAGTGA